A region of Alphaproteobacteria bacterium DNA encodes the following proteins:
- a CDS encoding acylphosphatase, translating into MANTALQLRISGKVQGVGYRDWAVKAATDLQLSGWVRNRADATVEALVAGDEAAVKEFIAQCYKGPVMAKVTAIDSKNISISEVPAGFVRKLTA; encoded by the coding sequence ATGGCAAATACCGCATTACAGTTGCGTATTTCTGGTAAAGTGCAAGGCGTAGGCTATCGTGATTGGGCAGTAAAAGCTGCCACAGATTTGCAACTTAGCGGCTGGGTGCGAAACCGGGCTGATGCTACGGTAGAGGCGTTGGTTGCGGGTGATGAAGCGGCGGTGAAGGAATTTATCGCACAATGCTATAAAGGGCCGGTGATGGCGAAAGTTACCGCGATTGATAGCAAAAATATCTCTATATCTGAAGTGCCAGCGGGTTTTGTGCGCAAACTTACCGCTTAG
- the lipB gene encoding lipoyl(octanoyl) transferase LipB: MTNPNPAIEWRKSGDLVAYPDACAFMETRVNAIHAGGAKPCIWLLEHPPLYTSGTSAKQESLLDATRFPVYATGRGGQFTYHGPGQRVAYVMLDMKQPSPFNHGSPDVRAYVTFLEQWIINTLAKLGLAGHTYADRVGVWVDDGKGSEAKIAAIGIRIRHWVSFHGIAINLCPDLSHFSGIVPCGITNYGVTSLHALGIPITMDELDRLLEEEFKKLYASATKR, encoded by the coding sequence ATGACCAATCCTAACCCTGCAATAGAATGGCGTAAATCAGGCGATTTAGTCGCCTATCCGGATGCTTGTGCGTTTATGGAAACCCGCGTCAATGCCATTCATGCGGGCGGCGCCAAACCCTGTATCTGGCTATTGGAGCATCCTCCGCTATACACTTCCGGCACATCGGCCAAGCAAGAGAGCCTTCTTGATGCCACCCGCTTCCCTGTTTATGCCACTGGGCGAGGTGGGCAATTCACTTATCACGGCCCCGGACAGCGCGTGGCATATGTTATGCTGGATATGAAACAGCCATCGCCCTTCAACCACGGATCGCCGGATGTACGCGCCTATGTTACTTTTTTGGAGCAATGGATTATCAACACCCTCGCCAAGCTGGGTCTTGCGGGGCATACTTATGCAGACAGGGTTGGTGTGTGGGTAGATGATGGCAAAGGAAGCGAAGCTAAAATTGCTGCCATAGGCATTCGCATTCGTCACTGGGTGAGTTTTCACGGCATTGCAATCAATCTATGTCCTGATCTGAGCCACTTCAGCGGCATAGTACCATGCGGGATCACAAATTATGGCGTCACATCCCTGCATGCGCTTGGCATCCCAATTACAATGGACGAGTTGGATCGCTTACTAGAAGAAGAATTTAAGAAATTATATGCTAGCGCAACTAAGCGGTAA
- a CDS encoding ATP-grasp domain-containing protein: MPGYGGVIDDTEHAVKISNEIGYPVMIKEAAGGGGKGMRVARKEKELLEGLKMAASEAGSSFGDKRVFIEKFFDNPRHIEIQVLADKHGNTIHLGERECSIQRRHQKVIEEAPSMFLNDAMRKKMGKQAVSLAKEVDYFSAGTVEFIVDEKGDFYFLEMNTRLQVEHRVTELVTGLDLVEQMIRIAAGEKLTLAQKDVKIEGWAFEARVYAEDPMRGFLPSIGRITRYQEPATEQNLLIDTGVYEGGEVSMFYDPMIAKVCVHGPTRKDAITAMQSALSAYIIRGVSHNITFLEAILGHERFQSGNISTNFIDQEYPGGFAGAELNTETEKVFLAVGVHIFLRDAERAAQITGQLPGRGRAIGTRWVVSLGDEMHPVHVRHREHGYDISYDGGMVSIRSSWRLGRRLLQGTLNGKSISVRIKHLNEGYVLAHAGSEVRVSVRTAAVAELAQYMKNNNAVASKQSRLIAPLAGRVVSMKHKAGDVVKSGHELIIIEAMKMENIIHAENDVVIKAAKVAENDSVSADDLLFEFEPQV; the protein is encoded by the coding sequence AAAAGAGCTGCTTGAAGGTCTGAAAATGGCCGCAAGTGAGGCAGGCTCAAGCTTTGGCGATAAGCGTGTGTTCATAGAAAAATTCTTTGATAATCCACGCCACATCGAAATTCAGGTGTTGGCTGATAAACACGGCAATACGATTCATTTAGGCGAGCGGGAATGTTCGATTCAGCGCCGCCATCAAAAAGTGATTGAAGAAGCCCCAAGCATGTTTTTGAACGATGCAATGCGCAAGAAAATGGGCAAACAAGCGGTGTCATTAGCAAAAGAGGTCGATTATTTTTCTGCAGGAACTGTGGAGTTTATTGTAGATGAAAAAGGTGATTTTTATTTTCTGGAAATGAATACGCGCTTGCAAGTAGAACATCGGGTAACAGAACTTGTTACCGGACTTGATCTGGTAGAGCAGATGATACGTATCGCAGCGGGCGAAAAACTGACGCTGGCACAAAAAGATGTGAAAATTGAAGGCTGGGCATTTGAGGCAAGGGTATATGCAGAAGATCCAATGCGCGGTTTTCTGCCATCTATTGGGCGCATAACCCGCTATCAGGAGCCTGCAACAGAGCAAAACCTTCTGATTGATACCGGCGTGTATGAAGGCGGCGAAGTCAGCATGTTTTATGACCCAATGATCGCAAAAGTCTGTGTGCATGGCCCCACCCGTAAAGATGCAATTACAGCGATGCAGTCCGCATTGTCAGCGTATATTATTCGCGGTGTATCCCATAACATTACATTTCTGGAAGCGATTTTGGGGCATGAGCGTTTTCAATCGGGAAATATTTCTACTAATTTTATTGATCAGGAATATCCAGGTGGTTTTGCTGGTGCAGAGCTAAATACCGAAACAGAAAAAGTATTTTTAGCGGTGGGCGTACATATTTTCTTGCGCGATGCCGAACGTGCCGCGCAAATTACTGGCCAACTTCCTGGAAGAGGCCGCGCCATTGGTACGCGCTGGGTTGTGAGCCTTGGCGATGAAATGCATCCGGTGCATGTACGTCACCGCGAACATGGTTATGATATCAGCTACGATGGAGGCATGGTATCAATACGCAGCTCATGGCGCCTTGGCCGCCGTTTGCTGCAAGGAACACTCAATGGCAAAAGCATTAGTGTGCGCATCAAACACTTGAATGAAGGCTATGTGCTGGCACATGCCGGATCGGAAGTGCGGGTTTCTGTACGCACCGCAGCCGTTGCTGAACTGGCACAATACATGAAAAATAATAATGCCGTGGCGTCGAAACAATCGCGCTTGATTGCACCATTGGCTGGACGTGTAGTGTCGATGAAGCATAAAGCAGGAGACGTGGTGAAAAGCGGGCATGAGTTGATTATTATTGAAGCCATGAAAATGGAAAATATTATTCATGCGGAAAATGATGTGGTGATTAAAGCGGCAAAAGTTGCAGAAAATGACAGCGTCAGCGCAGATGATTTGCTCTTTGAGTTTGAGCCACAAGTGTAA